A genomic region of uncultured Roseibium sp. contains the following coding sequences:
- a CDS encoding cobalamin-independent methionine synthase II family protein: MSKIDVTHVGSLPRTQEVVDFIFAREKGEPYDQTAFDAAMASAVSETVRKQVDAGVTIVSDGETSKISYATYVKDRYTGFSGDSPRNAPADLKLYPSFLKRIAESGGTPQYARPMCTGEVRSKGQGELIKDIKHLKDAMAQHGAAAGFMNAASPGVISLFLQNDHYPTREAYLQALADVMKDEYETIVASGLDLQLDCPDLALSRHMLFTDLSDEEFLKIAASHVDALNHALQNIDPAKVRIHICWGNYEGPHVCDISMDKVFSTLMSARARYVLFETSNPRHAHEWTVFRDRKPEIPDDKILVPGVVDTTTNFVEHPEVVAQRLERFVDIVGMDRVIAGSDCGFGTFAGFGAVDPEIAFAKLKSLADGAAIAEARA, from the coding sequence ATGAGCAAGATCGATGTGACCCATGTCGGCTCGTTGCCGCGGACACAGGAAGTCGTTGATTTCATCTTTGCCCGGGAAAAAGGCGAACCATATGACCAGACTGCCTTCGATGCGGCGATGGCATCCGCGGTTTCGGAAACCGTGCGCAAGCAGGTTGATGCGGGTGTCACGATCGTCAGCGACGGCGAGACCTCGAAGATCTCTTACGCCACCTATGTTAAGGACCGGTACACCGGCTTCTCCGGTGACAGCCCGCGCAACGCTCCGGCGGACCTGAAGCTCTACCCGAGCTTTTTGAAACGGATCGCGGAAAGCGGCGGAACGCCACAATACGCCCGTCCGATGTGTACGGGCGAGGTGCGCTCCAAGGGACAGGGTGAGCTGATCAAGGACATCAAGCATCTGAAGGATGCGATGGCGCAACACGGCGCGGCGGCCGGTTTCATGAATGCCGCGTCGCCCGGCGTGATTTCGCTCTTCCTGCAAAACGACCACTATCCGACACGAGAGGCCTATTTGCAGGCGCTGGCCGATGTCATGAAGGACGAATACGAGACGATCGTTGCCTCGGGACTTGATCTCCAGCTCGACTGTCCCGATCTCGCGCTGTCCCGGCACATGCTGTTCACCGACCTGTCGGACGAGGAATTCCTGAAGATTGCCGCGAGCCACGTCGATGCACTGAACCATGCGCTTCAGAACATCGACCCGGCAAAGGTGCGGATCCACATCTGCTGGGGAAACTACGAAGGCCCGCATGTGTGTGACATCTCGATGGACAAGGTGTTTTCGACGCTGATGTCGGCGCGTGCGCGCTACGTCCTGTTTGAAACCTCCAACCCGCGCCACGCGCATGAATGGACGGTGTTCCGTGACCGCAAGCCGGAAATTCCGGACGACAAGATCCTGGTGCCGGGCGTTGTCGATACGACGACGAATTTCGTCGAGCACCCGGAAGTGGTCGCGCAGAGACTGGAAAGGTTCGTCGATATCGTCGGCATGGACCGCGTGATCGCCGGTTCGGATTGTGGCTTCGGCACGTTTGCGGGCTTCGGGGCGGTCGATCCGGAGATTGCCTTTGCAAAGCTCAAATCCCTCGCGGACGGGGCTGCCATCGCGGAGGCGCGTGCGTGA
- a CDS encoding cupin domain-containing protein yields the protein MNPEEMETRIVRYGDLKPCRTAFIDAHTPGSDQKENFTIIGGGVSESPDQHVHIKDTPGFNIGAAGQPPKCRNSLHSHTTAEVFFVLKGRWRFFWGRWGTAGEVILEEGDIFNIPTGIFRGFENIGTDYGMIMAILGGDDAGGGVTWAPQVIEDASDHGLVLGQNGVLYDSKNGQSLPEGINPMPLLSDEELKAFPEPGNDAVVKDYVARYWDMVALSAKSPCKVIGARGLLKDKPGFEVDFLSRGSIPETRYSLKSHEILMIMRGHWKLGWSGGEKVLAPGDTCAVPPGLEHTLAPSMSGEASLFRVMNTDDPAGPTWVG from the coding sequence ATGAACCCTGAAGAAATGGAAACCCGGATCGTACGCTACGGAGACCTCAAACCCTGCCGTACAGCTTTCATCGACGCTCACACGCCCGGATCGGATCAGAAGGAGAACTTCACCATCATCGGCGGCGGCGTCTCCGAAAGTCCGGACCAGCATGTCCACATCAAGGACACGCCGGGTTTCAATATCGGTGCCGCGGGTCAGCCGCCCAAGTGCCGGAACTCGCTGCATTCGCACACGACCGCGGAAGTTTTCTTTGTTCTCAAGGGCAGGTGGCGCTTCTTCTGGGGGCGCTGGGGAACGGCGGGCGAAGTCATTCTTGAAGAAGGTGACATCTTCAATATCCCGACCGGCATTTTCCGCGGGTTTGAAAATATCGGTACCGACTACGGAATGATCATGGCGATCCTCGGCGGTGACGATGCCGGAGGTGGGGTCACCTGGGCACCGCAGGTGATTGAAGATGCCAGTGACCACGGGCTGGTGCTGGGGCAGAACGGCGTTCTCTATGACAGCAAGAATGGCCAGTCCCTGCCTGAAGGCATCAACCCTATGCCGCTCCTGAGTGACGAGGAACTCAAGGCGTTTCCGGAGCCCGGGAACGATGCTGTCGTGAAAGATTATGTCGCGCGCTACTGGGACATGGTGGCGCTCAGTGCCAAGTCCCCCTGCAAGGTGATCGGAGCGCGTGGCCTTTTGAAGGACAAGCCTGGGTTCGAGGTCGACTTCCTCTCCCGCGGGTCGATTCCGGAGACGCGCTACAGCCTCAAAAGCCATGAGATCCTCATGATCATGCGCGGCCACTGGAAACTCGGCTGGTCGGGTGGTGAAAAAGTGCTGGCGCCGGGCGATACCTGCGCCGTGCCGCCGGGACTGGAGCACACTCTGGCTCCGTCCATGAGCGGCGAGGCGAGCCTTTTCCGTGTCATGAACACCGATGACCCGGCTGGGCCGACCTGGGTGGGATAA
- a CDS encoding ester cyclase — MKGFDPRWQDFPDYIIGITREIWEERKIATLHHYYSDDIVVRSPASVVVGNQDVIGATMATLAEFPDRTLLGEDVIWSGSPEDGMLSSHRIISTATHLGDGVYGPASGKKLQYRIIADCHAIDNQINDEWLIRDQGAIVRQMGWDPKDYARDLIAREGGPEDCVHPFTPAVDQPGPYKGSGNDNEWGDRYADILSRIMGADMAVIEAEYDRACALFYPGGVNGQSWGAADRFWMGLRASFPSAEFRIEHRIGRDDPLMPPRAAIRWSLNGKHDGWGAFGEPSGAEVFVMGASHAEFGPWGLRREYTLFDETAIWKQVALKTG, encoded by the coding sequence ATGAAAGGCTTTGACCCGCGCTGGCAGGATTTCCCCGATTACATCATCGGGATCACCAGGGAAATCTGGGAAGAGCGCAAGATTGCGACGCTGCACCACTACTATTCGGACGATATTGTCGTCCGCTCGCCCGCGTCCGTTGTTGTCGGAAACCAGGATGTCATCGGTGCGACCATGGCAACGCTGGCCGAGTTTCCGGACAGAACCCTGCTCGGGGAGGACGTGATCTGGTCGGGATCGCCGGAAGACGGGATGCTTTCATCTCACAGGATCATATCGACCGCGACACATCTCGGCGACGGCGTTTACGGCCCTGCCAGCGGCAAGAAGCTCCAGTACCGGATCATTGCGGACTGTCATGCCATCGACAACCAGATCAACGACGAATGGCTCATCAGGGACCAGGGTGCGATCGTCCGTCAGATGGGATGGGATCCGAAGGACTATGCACGGGACCTGATTGCGCGGGAAGGCGGTCCGGAAGACTGCGTTCATCCCTTCACGCCGGCCGTCGACCAGCCCGGACCCTACAAGGGCAGCGGAAACGACAATGAATGGGGCGACCGCTACGCGGATATTCTTTCGCGCATCATGGGCGCGGATATGGCAGTCATCGAAGCTGAGTACGACCGGGCCTGCGCGCTGTTTTACCCCGGGGGCGTCAACGGTCAGTCCTGGGGCGCCGCCGATCGCTTCTGGATGGGGCTGCGCGCGAGTTTTCCCTCCGCCGAGTTCCGGATCGAGCACCGCATAGGCCGGGATGACCCGTTGATGCCGCCGCGTGCCGCCATTCGATGGTCCCTCAATGGCAAGCATGACGGATGGGGCGCCTTTGGCGAACCCAGCGGTGCGGAGGTTTTTGTGATGGGTGCGTCGCATGCCGAATTCGGACCCTGGGGTCTGCGCCGCGAATACACGCTTTTTGATGAAACGGCGATCTGGAAACAGGTCGCCCTGAAAACCGGATAA
- a CDS encoding LacI family DNA-binding transcriptional regulator has translation MRSEKVTSVDVARKAGVSQSAVSRVFTPGASVSPKMADKVLKAADELGYRPNVLARSLITGRSKIIGLVVAYLENQFYPDALEKLSTALQEHGYHILVFMVSNDDASVDKVMGELLDYQVDGIITASVGMSNALAARCSAAGVPVVLFNRGQDDDRLNQVTSNNLAGGRKIAEFLLAGGHRKIAHIAGWSGSSTGRDREAGLRAGLAAAGIEPVACVDGMYKRETAAAAAREIFSAKDRPDAVFVGNDHMAFAVMDVLRFELELDIPGDVSVVGYDDVSLASWPAYDLTTLRQPSNRMVEATVSTLLGWIEEGRNDVRKIQIDGPLMIRGSARIPQGWPDERL, from the coding sequence ATGCGCTCCGAAAAAGTCACTTCCGTAGATGTTGCCAGGAAGGCCGGTGTCAGTCAGTCAGCCGTCAGCCGCGTTTTCACGCCGGGGGCATCGGTTTCACCGAAAATGGCGGACAAGGTGCTCAAAGCCGCAGACGAACTCGGCTACCGTCCCAATGTGCTTGCACGGTCGCTGATTACCGGCCGGTCGAAGATCATCGGTCTGGTTGTGGCCTATCTTGAAAACCAGTTCTACCCGGATGCATTGGAAAAGCTGTCCACGGCCCTCCAGGAACACGGCTATCACATTCTGGTCTTCATGGTCTCCAATGACGACGCCAGCGTCGACAAGGTCATGGGCGAGTTGCTTGACTACCAGGTCGACGGCATCATTACAGCATCCGTCGGCATGTCCAACGCGCTTGCCGCAAGGTGTTCGGCCGCCGGCGTGCCCGTGGTTCTGTTCAACCGCGGCCAGGACGACGACAGGCTCAACCAGGTGACCTCCAACAACCTTGCCGGCGGACGCAAGATCGCGGAATTCCTGCTTGCCGGGGGCCATCGGAAAATCGCCCATATTGCCGGATGGTCCGGTTCGTCCACCGGCCGCGACCGCGAGGCCGGGTTGCGCGCCGGGCTGGCGGCAGCCGGCATAGAGCCGGTTGCGTGTGTCGACGGCATGTACAAGCGCGAGACTGCAGCGGCCGCTGCACGCGAAATCTTTTCGGCCAAGGACCGCCCCGACGCTGTTTTCGTCGGCAATGATCACATGGCCTTTGCGGTCATGGATGTGCTGCGTTTTGAACTCGAGCTGGATATCCCGGGTGACGTTTCGGTCGTCGGATATGACGATGTGTCCCTGGCGTCCTGGCCCGCATACGACCTGACAACCCTGCGTCAGCCCTCGAACCGGATGGTGGAGGCAACAGTCTCCACGCTGCTCGGCTGGATCGAGGAGGGCCGCAACGATGTCCGGAAAATTCAGATAGACGGACCGCTGATGATCCGCGGTTCCGCCCGCATACCCCAAGGATGGCCCGATGAAAGGCTTTGA
- a CDS encoding SDR family oxidoreductase — MIDLPSTPSFSLAGKKVLVAGASSGIGLASAVALAEAGGDVVLAARRTDKLDAAVDAIRAKGLAASALQLDVADVLEVQVSIEKHGPFDVLVNSAGLARHSAAVDTTPEDFDAVMNVNVRGAYFVTQCVARGLIAAGRSGSLINMSSQMAHVGGVDRAVYCASKFAVEGFTKAMALEFGPHKIRVNTICPTFIRTPLTEQTFDNPDRVQWIEEKIKLGRTGVVEDIMGAVLYLASDASSLVTGTSLLVDGGWTAD, encoded by the coding sequence ATGATCGACCTGCCTTCCACTCCCAGCTTTTCACTTGCCGGCAAAAAGGTGCTTGTCGCCGGGGCGTCTTCCGGGATCGGCCTTGCCTCTGCCGTGGCGCTGGCGGAGGCGGGGGGAGATGTGGTTCTGGCGGCGCGCCGGACCGACAAGCTCGACGCGGCCGTGGACGCGATCCGGGCGAAGGGCCTTGCTGCCTCGGCGCTTCAGCTGGATGTCGCCGACGTCCTCGAGGTACAGGTCAGCATCGAAAAACACGGCCCGTTCGATGTCCTGGTCAACAGCGCCGGGCTGGCGCGCCACAGCGCAGCCGTCGATACCACGCCGGAAGATTTCGATGCAGTCATGAACGTGAACGTGCGCGGGGCTTACTTCGTGACGCAATGCGTGGCGAGAGGCCTGATCGCGGCAGGCAGATCCGGGTCGCTGATCAACATGAGTTCGCAAATGGCGCATGTCGGCGGCGTCGACCGTGCGGTCTACTGCGCGTCGAAATTTGCAGTCGAGGGATTTACCAAGGCCATGGCACTGGAGTTCGGGCCGCACAAGATCCGGGTCAACACGATCTGCCCGACTTTCATCCGCACTCCGCTGACCGAGCAGACTTTCGACAATCCGGACCGGGTCCAGTGGATCGAGGAAAAGATCAAGCTTGGCCGCACGGGTGTCGTCGAAGACATCATGGGGGCGGTGCTTTATCTTGCGAGCGATGCCTCCTCGCTGGTGACCGGCACATCGCTTCTCGTGGACGGAGGTTGGACGGCGGACTGA
- a CDS encoding ester cyclase: MDRHAGHKQLIAPLRAAMYDFEETAVRRALADLCTPDVLFRLCHPFGDTAGTDAFYDKAYAPLFRAIPDLERRDTIVMAGPTPEGNDWVGCGGYYTGSFERPWQDIPATGHQVAMRFHEFYRFVDGKVVEFQALWDIPEVMMQANAWPMAPSLGREWHVPGPATEDGIVPGPYDEASGNATCQLIIDMLEHMKRHPSQGGPEVMEMPKFWHPRMSWYGPSGIGTGRGINGFRKWHQIPFLKAMPDRGQYVGQIEYHFFGDRNYAAVTGWPDMIQSVTHDGWMGIAPAGKKITMRSLDFWRVEKGLIRENWVMVDLLDAYAQLGVDVFNRLRDFNKVRTGFDPETGVALP; encoded by the coding sequence ATGGACAGGCATGCCGGGCACAAACAGCTGATCGCGCCGCTCCGGGCGGCCATGTACGACTTCGAGGAGACCGCGGTCCGCAGGGCGCTCGCCGATCTCTGCACGCCCGATGTCCTGTTCAGATTGTGCCACCCGTTCGGCGATACGGCAGGAACGGACGCCTTCTACGACAAGGCCTATGCACCGCTGTTCAGGGCGATCCCGGATCTGGAGCGGCGCGATACCATCGTCATGGCCGGGCCGACACCGGAGGGCAATGACTGGGTCGGATGTGGCGGCTACTACACGGGCTCATTTGAGAGGCCGTGGCAGGATATCCCGGCAACAGGTCACCAGGTGGCCATGCGGTTTCACGAATTCTACCGGTTTGTCGACGGCAAGGTCGTCGAGTTTCAGGCGCTCTGGGATATTCCGGAAGTGATGATGCAGGCGAATGCGTGGCCGATGGCGCCGAGCCTCGGCCGCGAGTGGCATGTACCGGGCCCGGCGACCGAGGACGGCATCGTGCCGGGGCCCTATGACGAGGCATCCGGCAACGCAACCTGCCAGCTGATCATCGACATGCTGGAGCACATGAAACGGCACCCGTCGCAGGGTGGGCCCGAAGTCATGGAGATGCCTAAATTCTGGCATCCGCGCATGAGCTGGTACGGGCCGTCCGGAATCGGTACCGGGCGTGGCATAAACGGCTTCCGCAAGTGGCACCAGATCCCGTTTCTGAAGGCCATGCCGGATCGTGGCCAGTATGTCGGCCAGATCGAGTACCACTTTTTCGGTGACCGCAATTACGCGGCCGTGACCGGGTGGCCCGACATGATCCAGTCCGTCACGCATGACGGCTGGATGGGCATTGCACCTGCAGGCAAGAAGATAACAATGCGCAGTCTTGATTTCTGGCGGGTGGAGAAAGGCCTGATCCGCGAAAACTGGGTCATGGTCGATCTTCTCGACGCTTATGCGCAATTGGGTGTTGACGTTTTCAACCGACTTCGTGACTTCAACAAGGTCCGCACGGGCTTTGACCCAGAAACCGGAGTTGCGCTTCCATGA
- the hisD gene encoding histidinol dehydrogenase: protein MAIEYLKRGKPEAERSEDDAKVRSIVEGTLKEIETRGDAAVRELSEKFDTYSPAAFRLSETDIEALMNQVSARDMEDIRFAQEQVRKFAEAQRASMLDIEVETMPGVILGHKNIPVQSVGCYVPGGKFPMVASAHMSVATASVAKVPRIIAATPPFKGAPNPAVIAAMHLGGAHEIYVLGGIQAVGAMALGTETIDPVHMLVGPGNAFVAEAKRQLFGRVGIDLFAGPTETMVIADETVDAEMCATDLLGQAEHGYNSPAVLVTNSRKLATETLSEIERLLKILPTADTASKSWEDYGEVILCDTYDEMLAVADDIASEHVQVMTDRDDWFLENMTCYGALFLGARTNVANGDKVIGTNHTLPTKKAGRYTGGLWVGKFLKTHSYQKVLTDEAAAEIGAYCSRLCMLEGFVGHAEQANVRVRRYGGGNVPYGEAAE from the coding sequence ATGGCCATTGAGTATCTGAAACGCGGTAAGCCGGAAGCCGAGCGGTCCGAAGACGATGCCAAGGTTCGCTCCATCGTGGAGGGAACGCTCAAGGAGATCGAAACGCGTGGTGATGCCGCAGTGCGCGAGCTGTCCGAAAAGTTCGACACTTATTCTCCGGCCGCCTTCCGTCTGAGTGAGACGGACATCGAAGCTCTGATGAACCAGGTCTCTGCGCGGGACATGGAAGATATCAGGTTCGCGCAGGAGCAGGTCCGGAAATTTGCAGAGGCTCAACGTGCCTCGATGCTGGATATCGAAGTGGAAACGATGCCCGGCGTGATCCTCGGTCACAAAAACATTCCGGTGCAGTCGGTCGGCTGCTATGTGCCCGGCGGCAAGTTTCCGATGGTAGCCTCGGCGCACATGTCGGTGGCAACGGCGTCGGTGGCCAAGGTGCCGCGCATCATTGCGGCCACACCGCCGTTCAAGGGTGCGCCGAACCCGGCGGTGATCGCCGCAATGCATCTTGGCGGGGCGCATGAAATCTATGTCCTCGGGGGCATTCAGGCCGTCGGTGCGATGGCGCTCGGGACCGAGACGATCGATCCCGTGCACATGCTGGTCGGTCCGGGCAACGCGTTTGTCGCCGAAGCCAAGCGCCAGCTTTTCGGCCGCGTCGGTATCGACCTTTTCGCCGGTCCGACGGAAACGATGGTCATCGCCGATGAAACCGTGGACGCGGAAATGTGCGCAACCGACCTGCTCGGCCAGGCCGAACACGGTTATAACTCTCCGGCAGTCCTGGTGACCAACTCCCGCAAGCTTGCGACCGAGACACTCTCTGAAATCGAGCGCCTCCTCAAGATCCTGCCGACCGCCGACACGGCCTCCAAGTCATGGGAAGACTACGGCGAAGTGATCCTGTGCGACACCTATGACGAAATGCTTGCCGTTGCCGACGACATCGCCTCCGAACATGTGCAGGTGATGACCGATCGGGACGACTGGTTCCTGGAAAACATGACCTGCTATGGCGCTTTGTTCCTTGGCGCGCGCACAAATGTCGCCAACGGCGACAAGGTCATCGGAACCAACCACACGCTGCCCACCAAGAAGGCCGGCCGTTATACCGGCGGGCTCTGGGTCGGCAAGTTCCTGAAAACCCATTCCTACCAGAAGGTCCTGACTGACGAGGCGGCTGCAGAAATCGGTGCCTATTGCTCGCGCCTGTGCATGCTGGAAGGGTTCGTCGGCCACGCCGAGCAGGCCAATGTCCGTGTCCGCAGATACGGAGGCGGCAACGTGCCTTACGGTGAGGCCGCCGAATAA
- a CDS encoding ester cyclase, producing MSKTDDTRRVIEDMVDGLNDHRIADIGEFFSAGFRWLGNTGCGTKTGLKEFQDNWQKPFQAAFSDKVCVDEARLYMGEWAAAFGRQEATHCGEFMGIAPTGKRVEIRYMDFWKVVDGKIVDNWVMVDFPHVLAQLGKDVFDGQGWEAFDRGERKPPAPNKAA from the coding sequence ATGAGCAAGACGGATGATACGCGCCGGGTCATCGAGGATATGGTCGATGGTCTCAACGATCACCGGATTGCCGATATAGGCGAGTTCTTTTCCGCTGGTTTCCGCTGGCTGGGCAATACCGGCTGCGGCACCAAGACAGGGTTGAAGGAGTTTCAGGACAACTGGCAAAAACCGTTCCAGGCGGCGTTTTCCGACAAGGTTTGCGTGGATGAAGCCCGCCTCTACATGGGCGAGTGGGCGGCGGCATTCGGGCGCCAGGAAGCAACGCATTGCGGGGAGTTCATGGGGATTGCACCGACCGGAAAGAGGGTCGAGATCCGCTACATGGATTTCTGGAAGGTCGTTGACGGCAAGATTGTCGATAACTGGGTCATGGTCGATTTTCCCCATGTTCTGGCACAGCTCGGTAAGGATGTCTTTGACGGGCAGGGCTGGGAGGCCTTTGATCGCGGCGAGCGCAAACCACCCGCACCGAACAAGGCTGCCTGA
- a CDS encoding carbohydrate ABC transporter permease: protein MSSPKSMQQPMALRLSSAGFLAFWCLLAAFPIFWIAVMSFKDPIDAFSANPLSVVFGPETVATGRGLSIVSIVVGVAVLWYTVHLAVTKLPRLVTQLTPPELLVPGWIIGALAFALAFLIVFFGILPPVLGVLNSVLGPLGKPILGLTTEHYQAVWVENAFYENFINSLIITVGVVTVSLTVGTLAGYGLARSGSSLAFWILIVALVFRALPHSVLVAGYLPPFINSAEILRPILGEAAPTLYGKPWAVIAVLVSINQPFTIWMLRSFFQNIPNELDEAARVDGCTHFQAFRWVIMPVMWPGVITTGLFSFLLAYNDYLVCSLLLDAQNQTMVPAIAGYFNRETTTTDQVEAVAAAVSIIAPLFLLIMIFQRQIVSGLTAGAVKG, encoded by the coding sequence ATGAGTTCGCCGAAATCCATGCAGCAGCCCATGGCGCTGCGTCTGTCCTCCGCCGGGTTTCTCGCCTTCTGGTGCCTGCTGGCGGCCTTCCCGATCTTCTGGATCGCGGTGATGAGCTTCAAGGATCCGATCGATGCTTTTTCTGCGAACCCGTTAAGCGTTGTCTTCGGACCGGAAACCGTCGCCACAGGACGCGGATTGTCGATCGTCAGCATTGTCGTCGGTGTCGCGGTCCTCTGGTATACCGTGCATCTGGCCGTGACCAAGCTTCCGCGTCTCGTCACGCAGCTTACGCCGCCGGAGTTGCTCGTGCCGGGCTGGATCATCGGGGCGCTGGCGTTCGCGCTCGCGTTCCTGATCGTTTTCTTCGGCATTCTGCCGCCGGTCCTGGGTGTCCTGAATTCCGTCCTGGGGCCGCTCGGAAAGCCGATCCTCGGCCTGACGACGGAGCACTACCAGGCCGTCTGGGTGGAGAACGCATTTTACGAGAACTTCATCAACTCGCTGATCATCACGGTCGGAGTGGTAACGGTGTCGCTGACCGTCGGCACGCTCGCCGGTTATGGCCTGGCCCGGTCCGGCTCCAGCCTGGCCTTCTGGATCCTGATCGTTGCCCTGGTGTTCCGCGCCTTGCCGCATTCGGTTCTCGTCGCGGGTTACCTGCCTCCATTCATCAACTCGGCGGAAATCCTGCGCCCGATTCTCGGGGAGGCGGCGCCGACACTCTACGGTAAGCCCTGGGCGGTCATTGCCGTGCTCGTCTCGATCAATCAGCCCTTCACGATCTGGATGTTGCGCTCGTTCTTCCAGAACATCCCCAATGAACTGGATGAGGCGGCCCGCGTCGACGGATGTACGCATTTCCAGGCGTTCAGGTGGGTGATCATGCCGGTCATGTGGCCGGGCGTGATCACGACAGGGCTATTCAGCTTCCTCCTGGCCTACAACGACTATCTCGTCTGTTCGCTGCTTCTGGATGCCCAGAACCAGACGATGGTTCCGGCCATTGCGGGGTATTTCAACCGGGAAACGACGACGACGGACCAGGTCGAGGCCGTGGCGGCCGCCGTTTCGATCATCGCACCCCTGTTCCTTCTGATCATGATCTTCCAGCGTCAGATCGTCAGCGGCCTGACGGCCGGCGCGGTGAAGGGCTAG
- a CDS encoding sugar ABC transporter permease, producing MNAKTFAAFVGPSIFLMLLFIAAPLISVFMQSFYITQPVFESVQVETCTPGFPNQTCVTEEKVQPVLGEDGKVVTTVKYVGLESYVNVLEPDRAWAALKALDFNSLLTIDFWKALRFTLTFTLVTLPLVIGVGLAIAVTVNNATRMIRGPIIFISLLPFIITPVIGALSIRWLFIGDGIMTAFLEWWLARDISMFAQGWTIELLMMFYRVWHVAPFAFVVFYAGLQTVNQDTLESAVIDGASRWERLRYVVIPHLMPLIVFISLIHLMDSYRVFEEIVGFSSQAYRISLQWLTYDLLTPDDSGNRSISRASASAMLTMIGIVVLLVPLLRKTWRDHKGGRV from the coding sequence ATGAATGCCAAGACCTTCGCCGCCTTTGTCGGCCCGTCCATCTTTTTGATGCTGCTCTTCATTGCTGCGCCGCTGATCAGCGTGTTCATGCAAAGCTTCTACATCACCCAGCCGGTCTTCGAGTCGGTGCAGGTCGAGACCTGCACGCCCGGCTTTCCGAACCAGACCTGCGTCACCGAGGAAAAGGTCCAGCCGGTCCTCGGCGAGGACGGCAAGGTGGTAACCACCGTCAAGTATGTCGGCCTGGAAAGCTACGTGAACGTTCTGGAACCCGATCGTGCGTGGGCGGCATTAAAGGCGCTGGATTTCAACTCGCTTCTGACCATCGATTTCTGGAAAGCCCTCCGTTTCACCCTGACCTTCACGCTGGTAACGCTTCCCCTCGTCATCGGCGTCGGCCTGGCGATCGCCGTTACAGTGAACAACGCCACCCGCATGATACGCGGCCCCATCATCTTCATTTCGCTGCTTCCGTTCATCATCACGCCGGTGATCGGGGCCTTGTCGATCCGCTGGCTGTTCATCGGTGACGGCATCATGACTGCCTTCCTCGAGTGGTGGCTCGCGCGCGACATTTCCATGTTCGCGCAGGGCTGGACGATCGAACTCCTGATGATGTTCTACCGGGTCTGGCATGTGGCGCCGTTTGCCTTCGTGGTCTTTTATGCCGGCCTTCAGACCGTCAACCAGGACACGCTGGAATCGGCCGTGATTGACGGCGCCAGCCGTTGGGAGCGCCTGCGCTACGTGGTCATTCCGCACCTCATGCCGCTGATTGTCTTCATCTCGCTCATCCACCTGATGGATTCTTACCGGGTCTTTGAAGAGATCGTCGGCTTCTCCAGCCAGGCCTACCGGATCTCGCTGCAGTGGCTGACCTACGACCTCTTGACGCCCGATGACAGCGGCAACCGCTCCATCTCGCGCGCGTCTGCCAGCGCTATGCTCACCATGATCGGAATTGTCGTGCTGCTTGTGCCGCTCCTGCGCAAGACCTGGCGCGATCACAAGGGAGGACGGGTATGA